In Yarrowia lipolytica chromosome 1F, complete sequence, a genomic segment contains:
- a CDS encoding uncharacterized protein (Compare to YALI0F27533g, similar to Saccharomyces cerevisiae ARP4 (YJL081C); ancestral locus Anc_1.287, weakly similar to uniprot|P02579 Saccharomyces cerevisiae YFL039c ACT1 actin), with product MTTTAPAPQVYGGDEVATLVIDTGSSYTRVGYAGEDTPKLVVSTECGLMADEDVEMEDDTSNTTKKLNKYKVGDSANLPLPNMEVLHPLTDGIVADWDAVQNIWEYSLARLNADTKTHPLMLTEPCWNTQANKLKALEIAFESLEVPASYLVKDAVASAFAAGKGNALVLDVGSEVASVTPVIDGLVLYKPARRSQYAGDYLDRQIKKVLVSRGIDLTPRFEIKNKKAVEMGEPPVFTKRELPNVTHSFTDLQVSRILSEFKDSMCQVNDVPLTPEISGEAADRVFEFPTGYSTTFGADRLSTSESLFKPSEYPFDGETVPDTARGLSEMVVDTINASNVDVRAHLANNIVITGGGSLVQGLSDRVSKDVTQALSGLKVRVAAASNQEERRHGAWIGGSVLGSLGSFHQLWVSKQEWQEKGGDYLVEKKRFK from the coding sequence ATGACTacaacagctccagccCCCCAGGTGTATGGAGGCGATGAGGTGGCGACCCTGGTGATCGACACCGGGTCGTCGTACACTCGAGTCGGATACGCCGGAGAAGATACCCCCAAACTGGTGGTTTCCACAGAGTGTGGACTGATGGCAGACGAGGATGTcgagatggaggacgaTACAAGCAACACAACCAAAAAATtaaacaagtacaaggtTGGCGACTCCGCCAATCTGCCACTGCCCAACATGGAGGTGCTTCATCCTCTTACCGACGGGATTGTGGCTGATTGGGACGCGGTGCAGAATATTTGGGAATACTCGCTGGCTCGACTCAATGCcgacacaaagacacaCCCATTGATGCTGACGGAGCCGTGCTGGAACACGCAGGccaacaagctcaaggcGCTTGAAATCGCGTTCGAGAGCCTCGAGGTCCCGGCATCGTACTTGGTCAAGGACGCTGTGGCTTCTGCGTTTGCTGCAGGAAAGGGAAACGCACTGGTACTGGATGTAGGATCTGAAGTGGCTTCTGTGACACCTGTCATTGATGGATTGGTGCTTTACAAGCCCGCGCGACGGTCACAGTACGCTGGAGACTATTTGGATAGACAGATTAAAAAGGTGCTTGTTTCACGAGGAATCGATCTCACTCCTCGGTTCGAGATTaagaacaagaaggctgTGGAGATGGGTGAGCCACCTGTGTTCACCAAGCGGGAGCTTCCCAACGTCACTCATTCCTTCACTGATCTGCAGGTGTCTCGTATTCTCTCTGAGTTCAAGGACTCCATGTGTCAGGTGAACGATGTTCCCCTGACTCCAGAAATCTCTGGTGAAGCCGCCGACCGGGTCTTCGAGTTCCCCACGGGCTACAGCACAACTTTCGGAGCAGACCGTCTGTCTACTTCTGAGAGCTTATTCAAGCCCAGTGAGTACCCTTTTGACGGAGAGACTGTGCCAGATACTGCGCGGGGACTCAGtgagatggtggtggacacAATCAACGCTTCCAACGTGGATGTGAGGGCTCACCTGGCTAACAACATTGTTATCACTGGTGGAGGGTCGCTGGTTCAGGGTCTCAGTGATAGAGTCAGTAAGGACGTGACCCAGGCCCTGAGTGGTCTTAAGGTCCgagttgctgctgcttccaaCCAGGAGGAGCGACGACACGGTGCTTGGATTGGCGGTTCTGTTTTGGGCAGCCTGGGATCGTTCCATCAGCTGTGGGTCAGCAAACAGGAGTGGCAGGAGAAGGGAGGAGACTATTTGGTCGAAAAGAAGCGGTTCAAGTAA
- a CDS encoding uncharacterized protein (Compare to YALI0F27577g, no similarity), whose translation MIGHLHTYDITYTISLLEVHNPTQYHFSPPKMSSKTAYEDFQSEPQDPLLCDALKMSLTTAQAWTQIGGISAADDIATHVLDGSLDEASTLNLAATVSNGYFLLRQYITSATKAPKLVNWATTTYPDTDERGKMICRRILFLCSSERIEGLNVATLAKGLELGLTDLQDQLEKKKQDKNLLLQHLREILSGFVCLITVYKTVREDQEKQTSETLKQIVPHVLTLATQNPELLYPCIPIISCRPDVAVESQKLFVTYLETLEVQLKQVLCATYPDITALAQLLYGLAPLVPIVTTVDGAEPAREILCRVFLPSDEDRKEAIGKTKSIPSRLLKVTEEPEFQDCKFLVNEAQWVLCEENKDKFTDAIGFGYAAGYLTGFAASSASTGPASNSGFGYDKVTGQKLTPELQELKKLQEQISAMSPEEKEREAEKLMYLFNRMKELGIVNFDHPMRAAQESGRFEELD comes from the coding sequence ATGATCGGGCATCTCCACACATATGACATCACATACACCATCTCTCTCTTGGAAGTACACAACCCAACACAATACCATTTCAGTCCACCAAAAATGTCGTCGAAAACAGCCTATGAAGATTTTCAGAGTGAGCCCCAGGATCCCCTGCTCTGTGACGCGCTAAAAATGTCACTCACCACGGCTCAGGCCTGGACTCAAATCGGTGGCATTTCGGCTGCAGATGATATCGCCACACATGTTCTCGATGGCTCTCTGGACGAGGCGAGTACTCTCAATCTGGCCGCAACGGTGTCCAATGGATACTTTTTGCTGCGACAATACATCACATCAGCTACCAAAGCCCCTAAATTGGTTAACTGGGCCACAACAACATATCCCGACACTGACGAACGAGGAAAGATGATATGCCGACGAATCCTCTTTCTGTGTTCGTCGGAGCGTATTGAGGGCTTGAATGTCGCCACCCTTGCCAAAGGCCTGGAACTGGGACTCACAGATCTGCAGGAtcagctggagaagaagaaacaggaCAAGAACCTGCTTCTACAGCATCTGAGAGAAATCCTGTCGGGATTTGTCTGTCTCATTACAGTCTACAAGACAGTTCGAGAGGACCAGGAGAAACAGACAAGTGAAACTCTGAAACAGATTGTGCCTCATGTGCTCACTCTAGCCACTCAAAACCCAGAGCTTCTGTACCCCTGTATCCCCATTATCAGTTGTCGTCCTGATGTCGCAGTGGAGTCGCAGAAGCTGTTTGTGACGTATCTGGAGACGTTGGAGGTGCAACTCAAGCAGGTTTTGTGTGCCACCTATCCAGACATCACTGCCTTGGCTCAGCTACTCTATGGACTTGCTCCTCTGGTCCCTATCGTCACAACTGTCGATGGCGCAGAACCAGCCAGAGAGATCCTCTGTAGAGTTTTCTTGCCATCTGACGAAGACCGAAAGGAGGCCATTGGAAAGACCAAGAGTATTCCCAGCCGACTTCTCAAGGTGACAGAGGAGCCCGAGTTCCAGGACTGCAAGTTTCTGGTCAACGAGGCCCAATGGGTGCTGTGTGAagagaacaaggacaagttcACAGATGCCATTGGCTTCGGCTATGCTGCGGGTTACCTTACTGGATTCGCcgcctcttctgcctccACTGGACCTGCATCTAACTCTGGTTTTGGCTATGATAAAGTCACAGGACAGAAGCTGACACCTGAACTGCAAGAGCTGAAGAAGCTACAGGAACAAATCAGCGCAATGAGCcctgaagagaaggaacGGGAGGCCGAAAAACTCATGTACCTTTTTAACCGAATGAAGGAGTTGGGAATTGTCAACTTTGATCATCCCATGCGAGCTGCCCAGGAGAGTGGTCGtttcgaggagctggatTAA
- a CDS encoding uncharacterized protein (Compare to YALI0F27511g, similar to Saccharomyces cerevisiae YKR017C; ancestral locus Anc_1.286, similar to uniprot|Q9P3U4 Schizosaccharomyces pombe molecular function unknown), with product MTDTDESSQFDEESYPSDGSLDYDSEDQDMEDSQFWEEDEEMEPSSDNFGAMSHSEAIQVDHTALAASSQRVLEPEDLLKGQAADVARVSELTALEPWRAELLLWKDDWKVDHVITKYLEQGEKVLREAGMLSDDPVEFVISKPRPDFMCFLCCDEDKATSFKLACGHECCTECYSHYLRGKIQENGSLDITCPMNCKEIVPKPAVMLLTDKKLQAKYQSTLCTRYVRAHNDMKWCPAPDCGKAVKANISVTDESVIPIAECNCHQQFCLACNIDEDHLPCPCKVAARWLEKLRDESETMTWMSVNTKPCPKCTNPIEKNGGCNHINCTQCGNHFCWVCLGDWAKHGSSNYQCNMYSPEQAEEDQKSVNAKREQLDRYMFFYTRYNNHRDSAKLDEKTYKNITKTMETLQKEGKMTWLESRFLPSSFEILRQSRQTLLWTYAFAFFLDAQPEREIFLKNQEDLELHTEGLSELFEYKWDRIPGAKVNFLDKCSYLKSRRQKLVEHVMKGMEERNWKFLN from the coding sequence atgacagacacagacgaGTCGTCGCAATTCGACGAAGAGTCTTACCCCTCGGACGGGTCTCTGGACTACGACAGCGAGGACCAGGACATGGAAGACTCGCAGTTTTGggaagaagatgaggaaATGGAGCCCTCAAGCGACAACTTTGGCGCCATGTCTCACAGCGAGGCCATCCAAGTCGACCACACGGCTCTGGCTGCCAGCAGTCAACGGGTGCTGGAACCCGAAGATCTCCTCAAGGGCCAGGCAGCCGACGTGGCACGTGTTTCGGAACTCACGGCTCTGGAACCGTGGCGAGCAGAGCTGCTGCTATGGAAAGATGACTGGAAGGTGGACCATGTGATCACAAAGTACCTGGAGCAAGGCGAAAAGGTGCTGCGAGAAGCTGGCATGTTAAGTGACGATCCTGTGGAGTTTGTCATTTCTAAGCCTAGGCCCGATTTCATGTGCTTTCTGTGCTGCGACGAAGACAAGGCTACGTCATTCAAGCTGGCTTGTGGTCACGAATGTTGCACTGAATGCTACTCTCATTACCTGCGTGGAAAGATTCAGGAAAACGGCTCGCTGGATATCACCTGTCCCATGAACTGCAAAGAGATTGTACCCAAGCCTGCCGTCATGCTTCTGACTGACAAAAAGCTGCAAGCCAAGTATCAATCCACTCTGTGCACCCGGTATGTTCGTGCCCACAATGACATGAAATGGTGTCCCGCGCCAGACTGTGGCAAGGccgtcaaggccaacaTCTCCGTCACAGATGAATCCGTCATCCCCATTGCAGAGTGCAACTGTCACCAACAATTTTGTCTTGCCTGCAATATTGACGAAGACCATCTACCATGTCCTTGTAAGGTTGCAGCTCGATGGCTCGAAAAGCTGCGGGATGAGTCTGAAACCATGACGTGGATGTCTGTCAACACAAAGCCCTGTCCCAAGTGCACTAATCCCATTGAGAAGAATGGAGGATGCAACCACATCAACTGTACTCAGTGTGGCAACCACTTTTGCTGGGTGTGTTTAGGAGACTGGGCCAAACATGGCTCCTCAAACTATCAGTGCAACATGTACTCTCCCGAgcaggccgaggaggatcAGAAGAGCGTCAATGCTAAGCGAGAACAGCTTGACAGATATATGTTCTTTTACACGCGGTACAACAATCATCGAGACAGTGCCAAGCTGGACGAAAAGACGTACAAGAACATTACTAAGACAATGGAGACGCTGCAGAAGGAAGGCAAAATGACATGGCTGGAGTCGCGGTTCCTGCCATCGTCGTTCGAGATTCTCAGACAGTCTCGGCAGACGTTGCTGTGGACCTATGCGTTTGCATTTTTCTTGGACGCCCAGCCGGAGCGGGAAATCTTCCTCAAGAACCAGGAGGATCTTGAGCTGCACACCGAGGGGCTGTCAGAGCTGTTTGAGTACAAGTGGGACAGGATTCCGGGAGCCAAGGTCAACTTTCTGGACAAGTGCTCGTACCTCAAGTCCCGACGTCAGAAGCTTGTCGAGCATGTCATGAAGGGTATGGAGGAGCGCAACTGGAAGTTTTTGAACTGA
- a CDS encoding uncharacterized protein (Compare to YALI0F27599g, similar to Saccharomyces cerevisiae MUK1 (YPL070W); ancestral locus Anc_8.537, weakly similar to uniprot|Q7RYY2 Neurospora crassa hypothetical protein), producing MCLHESATFKNNTWLPGTLHFHVQSRSIALYFSLFFKQPKPQQLYHKVKCVLHSTAHPSILTCGKNQHYLYSMSEFSESLLSRTTKRGMVRMDDNDDDSGSSALLSAHTTGTEGTEEDKGETRPTEDDKSVDKVPTTSEEQHSNEEDPSTQGLDATQLPLPLLRHTQEFLTSLLERKYATPLKPDEISDLFHKFYARFHEKATQYCAQAALERTKDQQMETFQEMAARKKQREARDVQVGVYDQLAEDLVCDSVYDKLFIMSSTISSDKAHNSFLRDRIRALSEVGVGMDNLELKMSGVTPDNEVEDRKREEIKDQIKEEEPEKDTENSEGDKDTADFDVDGKETDSKVDGFTTTKDENKNTTDIPETENKKETPETQKDGTSKSDKSEKPKNGKHEKPDSSNKKHKRPNISESEFKQMLRPAGDILLEMNNSHTPREKLEKLVQAQQNIVETLTSIVAASTNADSMLPALIYTLVNERTPNLWANLMFIKRFRRSSGLQGESLYCLTNFEAAITFLESVLPHEIGIDLDNVAPNIDISALVQPWQVPRRHSIASGNNTPTRPTNAARRTSVMNTVEYAQSAVSNVADNGIRVTLGGTLETSYKFLMGKFSSQPQQQTLEEVRKATGLEAEQQSQHSNNSSASSTHSAELNLADAAASGRNRGNSTSNSILRSLGNRKRSSTAGSQNSLQSVASNTSGRLSTSGNVPRSISMDHLATEEDAEQPTSLSGRLGGVIRNFRSSTPNHSTRSPNSGSPIREARGTSISSTSETEFMPKMMPHIAPPLQNVVGATSSTELTLGDVDAMFHDYKRLVQHLNEIGAFKDKDTH from the coding sequence ATGTGTTTACATGAGTCAGCAACGTTCAAAAATAATACTTGGCTCCCAGGCACCCTCCATTTTCACGTTCAAAGTCGGTCTATCGCCCTCTATTTTTCCCTGTTTTTTAAACAACCCAAACCGCAGCAACTCTATCACAAGGTTAAATGTGTCCTGCACAGCACAGCACACCCATCTATCCTAACCTGCGGAAAAAACCagcactacttgtacagcatgtCTGAATTTTCCGAGTCGTTGCTCTCGCGCACCACCAAGCGAGGCATGGTACGAATGgacgacaacgacgacgacagtGGCTCTTCGGCCCTGCTATCAGCACACACAACCGGCACTGAAGGCACGGAGGAAGACAAGGGAGAAACTCGCCCCACGGAGGATGACAAGAGTGTGGACAAGGTGCCTACCACATCCGAAGAGCAACACAGCAACGAAGAAGATCCGTCTACTCAAGGTCTGGATGCTACACAGCTGCCGTTGCCTCTTCTTCGCCACACCCAGGAGTTTCTGACGTCTCTACTGGAACGCAAGTATGCCACGCCGCTAAAGCCCGACGAAATCTCGGACCTGTTCCACAAGTTCTACGCGCGGTTTCACGAAAAGGCCACGCAGTACTGCGCACAAGCAGCCCTGGAGAGGACGAAGGATCAGCAGATGGAAACGTTCCAGGAGATGGCGGCCCGCAAGAAGCAACGGGAGGCACGTGATGTGCAGGTGGGGGTGTACGACCAGCTGGCAGAGGACCTGGTGTGCGATTCTGTCTACGATAAGCTGTTCATCATGTCGTCGACCATCTCGTCCGACAAGGCGCACAACAGCTTTCTGCGGGACCGGATCAGAGCTCTCAGTGAAGTGGGAGTGGGCATGGACAATTTGGAACTTAAGATGAGTGGCGTAACTCCTGACAACGAGGTGGAAGACagaaagagagaggaaATCAAGGATCAAATCAAAGAggaagagccagagaagGATACAGAGAACTCGGAGGGGGATAAGGATACTGCAGACTTCGATGTTGATGGTAAAGAAACAGACTCGAAGGTTGATGGCTTCACTACAACCAAGGATGAGAATAAGAACACTACCGACATTCCAGAAACTGAGAACAAAAAGGAGACTCCAGAAACACAGAAGGATGGAACTTCGAAATCCGACAAATCTGAAAAACCAAAGAATGGAAAACATGAGAAACCAGACTCTtccaacaaaaaacacaaacgaCCCAACATTTCAGAGAGCGAATTTAAGCAGATGCTGCGCCCTGCTGGAGACATTCTTCTCGAGATGAACAACTCGCACACCCCCCGAGAAAAGTTGGAGAAGTTAGTCCAGGCACAACAAAACATTGTGGAGACTCTGACGTCTATTGTCGCAGCTTCTACCAATGCCGATTCCATGCTTCCAGCTCTCATTTACACTCTGGTTAACGAACGAACTCCCAATTTGTGGGCCAACCTCATGTTCATCAAGCGATTCCGACGAAGCTCTGGTCTTCAGGGCGAATCCTTGTATTGTCTGACTAACTTTGAGGCAGCCATTACGTTCCTGGAAAGTGTGCTACCCCACGAGATTGGCATTGACCTTGATAACGTGGCTCCCAACATTGATATCAGCGCTCTGGTTCAGCCCTGGCAAGTTCCACGGCGCCATTCGATCGCCAGTGGCAATAACACACCCACCAGACCCACAAATGCCGCTCGAAGAACTAGTGTCATGAACACGGTAGAGTATGCCCAAAGTGCAGTTTCCAATGTGGCTGATAACGGCATTCGGGTGACACTGGGAGGCACCCTGGAGACGTCCTACAAGTTCCTCATGGGCAAGTTTTCTTCTcagccacagcaacagacGCTCGAAGAAGTGCGTAAGGCCACTGGACTCGAGGCTGAACAGCAGTCGCAGCATTCGAACAACTCGTCGGCTTCTTCCACTCACAGTGCCGAGCTCAATCTGGCTGACGCTGCTGCCTCCGGCCGAAATAGAGGCAACTCCACTAGCAATAGCATTCTGCGTAGCCTGGGCAATCGAAAGCGGTCTTCCACCGCTGGCTCACAAAATTCGCTGCAATCCGTGGCTTCAAACACTTCCGGACGTCTCTCGACCTCCGGAAACGTGCCCCGATCGATCTCCATGGACCACCTAGCGACAGAGGAAGACGCAGAGCAGCCCACGTCGCTGTCTGGACGACTAGGCGGAGTCATTCGCAACTTCAGAAGCTCCACACCAAACCACAGCACACGGTCGCCCAACTCCGGCTCTCCTATCCGAGAGGCCCGAGGCACTAGCATTTCCAGCACGTCCGAAACCGAGTTCATGCCCAAGATGATGCCCCATATTGCTCCTCCGCTGCAAAATGTGGTTGGAgccacctcttccacagAGCTGACTCTGGGCGACGTGGACGCCATGTTCCACGATTATAAGCGTCTGGTCCAGCATCTCAACGAGATTGGCGCTTTCAAAGACAAGGACACCCATTAG
- a CDS encoding uncharacterized protein (Compare to YALI0F27621g, no similarity), with protein sequence MDRKPIRMLGTRLKRTRSRDEQSNVKRARLMDAFGRLNLGDRMDDGSLSRHNNGGVPATAQDSLEDDLFEENPHQIDDSDYMDTSNKDTIFIPSIERYLEDNPDPVDIIPSQQNGQFQILPTEPPTPDILARISQRHFQKVLDGYTHEALVPYQGGPQTIVWDKFCRWWLGDQPRRDDTTMSQQQQFYGQQFPNQFPNQFPNQFANQSSDQFSNQFQNQQAGLFHNQQSPNQFGLETWSNTGTRHHSEAIDNGDMDMDVDMDEDLPGYTFYGTSDFTSPDTVVGQTDPDYMMDDDAPMDGTRRNSLH encoded by the coding sequence ATGGACAGGAAACCAATCCGAATGCTAGGAACCCGGCTCAAGCGGACGCGATCGCGGGACGAACAATCGAATGTCAAGCGTGCTCGTCTGATGGATGCCTTTGGGCGTCTCAATCTAGGCGATCGAATGGACGACGGTTCACTATCTCGACACAACAATGGGGGGGTTCCAGCAACAGCTCAGGACTCCTTGGAAGATGATCTGTTTGAGGAGAACCCCCATCAAATCGATGACAGTGACTACATGGACACTTCCAACAAAGACACAATTTTCATCCCTAGCATTGAACGATACTTGGAAGACAACCCCGATCCCGTGGATATTATCCCCAGTCAGCAAAATGGACAGTTTCAGATACTTCCTACAGAACCGCCAACACCAGATATTCTCGCCCGCATTTCTCAGAGACACTTTCAAAAGGTGTTGGACGGTTACACACACGAGGCACTGGTGCCTTACCAGGGCGGCCCTCAGACAATAGTGTGGGATAAGTTCTGTCGATGGTGGCTTGGAGATCAGCCCAGAAGGGATGATACAACCATGagccaacaacagcagttTTACGGCCAACAGTTCCCGAATCAGTTCCCGAATCAGTTCCCAAATCAGTTTGCGAATCAGTCTTCGGACCAGTTCTCAAACCAGTTCCAAAATCAACAGGCAGGTCTGTTCCACAATCAACAATCTCCAAACCAGTTTGGATTAGAAACATGGTCAAATACCGGCACGAGACACCACTCAGAGGCCATAGACAACGGAGATATGGATATGGATGTGGATATGGACGAGGATCTGCCAGGGTATACCTTCTACGGCACCAGCGACTTTACTAGCCCAGATACCGTGGTGGGACAGACCGATCCGGACTATATGATGGACGACGATGCCCCCATGGATGGAACCAGGAGAAACTCGTTGCATTAA
- a CDS encoding uncharacterized protein (Compare to YALI0F27555g, similar to Saccharomyces cerevisiae YKR016W; ancestral locus Anc_1.288, similar to DEHA0B01694g Debaryomyces hansenii) produces the protein MIRATAMHRSIVQRRMLSTASRLQQAAKPATGSTVGTANGASAASGKPPGATFEGASKQKKKTHKFRNFVLLSTFVGAGAFAGGVYYSLQNDQFQSLFVEYVPAAEHAINYIEEQQLRSGRLKIATPTSKHDVDQSTVRVPKSGATWRAVDSTDAATSAKSASSPAANVAKDVASPAPAATASPVSSGSPKTDNTTVPAVRLANDSDPAVKAAVQTFNDLIAVAPSGAAKQLSAKVSTVVDQLQHNVAQIKSEAAEEAKNSINKLNSELAKLKASTGEEISSKVSAAEQQLRNEFAALRAHSEKVYHDRLRVEIEATKSLVSSHANNLIQAVEAERQKQYAQEIAERVETEREGRLSKLKDLQTSLTQLQDLALKTEQAVDASGRTAALHLAIAKLTGALKGSEPVALGPYVESIRRAAGDDPLLQAALDSIPEVAQTEGVLTPAQLTIRFKLLEPELRKSSLVPVNAGVAGHLGSLIFSSLLFKKSGVPKGDDVESVLARANIALEQGKLYDAVAEVNTLKGWPRKLASDWLDEGRRRTEIEFLADVIAEEGKLYGALSSKK, from the coding sequence ATGATCAGAGCTACAGCCATGCACCGGTCAATTGTGCAGCGTCGCATGCTGAGCACCGCCTCTCGGCTCCAGCAGGCCGCCAAGCCCGCTACCGGCTCCACTGTTGGAACAGCCAATGGCGCCTCTGCTGCCTCGGGCAAGCCTCCCGGAGCCACCTTTGAGGGAGCCtccaagcagaagaagaagactcaCAAGTTCCGAAACTTTGTGCTGCTCTCCACCTTTGTCGGCGCCGGCGCCTTTGCCGGAGGTGTTTATTACTCCCTTCAGAACGACCAGTTCCAGAGCCTGTTTGTCGAGTACGTGCCCGCGGCCGAGCACGCCATCAACTACAttgaggagcagcagctgcgaTCCGGCCGACTCAAGATCGCGACTCCCACCTCCAAGCATGACGTTGACCAGTCCACCGTCCGAGTGCCCAAGTCCGGTGCTACCTGGCGAGCGGTCGACTCCACCGATGCTGCTACTTCTGCCAAGTCTGCATCTTCTCCCGCTGCCAacgtggccaaggacgTCGCTTCCCCCGCTCCTGCTGCCACCGCCTCCCCTGTCTCTAGTGGTTCCCCCAAGACTGACAACACCACCGTGCCCGCTGTGCGACTGGCTAACGACTCTGACCCCGCCGTCAAGGCCGCCGTCCAGACCTTCAATGATCTGATCGCCGTGGCCCCCTCTGGTGCCGCCAAGCAGCTCTCCGCCAAGGTCTCCACCGTGGTCGACCAGCTGCAGCACAACGTGGCCCAGATCAAGTCTGAGGCCGCCGAGGAAGCTAAGaactccatcaacaagctcaacagcgagctggccaagctcaaggctTCCACCGGCGAGGAAATCTCGTCTAAGGTGTCTGCCgccgagcagcagctgcgaAACGAGTTTGCCGCTCTGCGAGCCCACTCTGAGAAGGTCTACCACGACCGTCTCCGAGTCGAGATTGAGGCCACCAAGTCCCTTGTTTCTTCTCACGCCAACAACCTGATTCAGGCCGTCGAGGCCGAGCGACAAAAGCAGTACGCccaggagattgccgagCGAGTCGAAACCGAGCGAGAGGGCCGtctctccaagctcaaggacctcCAGACTTCCCTCACCCAGCTGCAGGACctggctctcaagaccGAGCAGGCCGTTGACGCCTCCGGCCGAACCGCAGCTCTGCATCTTGCCATCGCTAAGCTCACCGGTGCTCTCAAGGGTTCCGAGCCCGTGGCCCTCGGCCCTTACGTCGAGTCCATCCGACGGGCTGCTGGTGACGATCCTCTGCTGCAGGCCGCTCTGGACTCTATTCCCGAGGTCGCTCAGACCGAGGGAGTTCTTACCCCTGCCCAGCTTACCATTCGAttcaagctgctcgagCCTGAGCTACGAAAGTCCTCTCTGGTTCCTGTTAACGCCGGTGTCGCCGGTCATCTGGGCTCCCTCATTTTCTCCTCTCTGCTGTTCAAGAAGAGCGGAGTGCCCAAGGGAGACGACGTCGAGAGTGTGCTTGCTCGAGCCAACATTGCTCTGGAGCAGGGCAAGCTATACGACGCCGTGGCTGAGGTCAACACTCTCAAGGGATGGCCCCGAAAGCTGGCCTCTGACTGGCTGGACGAGGGTCGACGACGAACCGAGATTGAGTTCCTCGCCGACGTcattgccgaggagggcaagcTGTACGGAGCTCTTTCTAGCAAGAAGTAG